The genomic window ACCAATGAATGACAGTGATGAAGAATGGGAAAATATGGTTAATGAGATGGAAGAAAATGGTGATTTTTTGTTGGAGAATGATGAAAATGCACATGGTCAAAATGAAGAAgcaatggggcaagaaatgtcaCCACCAAATACACATGATGTCCAGCGAGAAGAAGATCCAAGTGGGGAAGAATTATCATTATCTGATACAAATGAGATTGTGCAAGATGAAGTTGAACATAAAGAACATGGACCAGTGAATATTTATGATCCGGGAAATTGGGGTACCAATATTAGCCCAAGTGTGAGAGATATCTTGGTAAAGAAAGGTCCAATAAGAGAAATAGATAAGaatttttggtttcctcttgataAATATAAcagatgcttcaatcatgatcaCTACATACGAAAGATGGAGA from Papaver somniferum cultivar HN1 unplaced genomic scaffold, ASM357369v1 unplaced-scaffold_19, whole genome shotgun sequence includes these protein-coding regions:
- the LOC113338512 gene encoding zinc finger MYM-type protein 5-like, whose amino-acid sequence is MGPFRRTRCKSGASKKKAKARAEKLKNSLRGSMNKYLVSNNNIHEEPMNDSDEEWENMVNEMEENGDFLLENDENAHGQNEEAMGQEMSPPNTHDVQREEDPSGEELSLSDTNEIVQDEVEHKEHGPVNIYDPGNWGTNISPSVRDILVKKGPIREIDKNFWFPLDKYNRCFNHDHYIRKMENGESWDRKWLVYSSIVDRVFCFCCKLFKQDGKKFQLDTKGSKDWKNVSAKLSAMKLLQDIL